A genomic window from Candidatus Pelagisphaera phototrophica includes:
- the rpsM gene encoding 30S ribosomal protein S13 translates to MPRILGVDIPNNKKLAYSLRYIYGIGPKRADIILEQTGLDPDMRAKDLDEEQINVIMSKISELSYLVEGDLRRDHAANMKRLQAINCYRGLRHRRGLPVRGQRTKTNARTRKGKTASVGGLRK, encoded by the coding sequence ATGCCACGTATTCTAGGCGTCGACATTCCCAATAATAAGAAACTCGCATACTCGCTCCGTTACATCTATGGAATCGGGCCTAAGCGTGCTGATATCATTTTAGAGCAAACAGGTCTTGATCCCGACATGCGGGCCAAGGATTTGGATGAAGAGCAGATCAACGTCATAATGTCGAAGATCAGCGAGCTCAGCTACCTAGTAGAGGGCGATCTACGTCGCGATCATGCGGCCAATATGAAACGCCTTCAGGCGATCAATTGCTATCGTGGCCTCCGCCACCGTAGGGGTCTTCCAGTAAGAGGGCAACGCACCAAGACAAATGCTCGTACACGCAAAGGTAAGACAGCCAGTGTTGGTGGTCTCCGCAAATAA